One Actinomycetospora corticicola genomic window, CCCGACGTCGGAGCCCCGGAAGTCGTGGGTGGAGCAGCAGCTCGAGACGCGACCCGAGGGTCCGGTCGTCGCGGCGACCGACTACATGCGGGCCTTCCCCGACCAGATCCGCCAGTTCGTCGTCGGGCGCCGCTACGAGGTGCTCGGCACCGACGGGTTCGGGCGCTCCGACTACCGCGCGGCCCTGCGGGACTTCTTCGAGGTCGACCGCCGCTTCGTCACCGTCGCCGCCCTCCACGCGCTGGCCCGCGACGGGAAGATCGAGGCCTCGGTGGTCGCCGACGCCATCGCGAGATACGAGATCGACCCCGAGCGCCCCGCTCCCGCGCACACCTGACGCCGCCCGCCCCTGTCTAGCGAGGTCATCCAACGATGTCGGCCCCCGCCGCAACCCAGGTCACCGTCCCCAACATCGGCGACTTCTCCGACGTGCCGATCATCGAGGTCCACGTCTCGCCCGGCGACACCATCGCCGTCGACGATCCGCTGCTCACCCTCGAGTCCGACAAGGCGACGATGGACGTGCCGTCCTCGCAGGCCGGGACCGTCGTCGAGGTGCTGGTGTCGGTGGGCGACGCCGTCAGCGAGGGCACGCCCGTCGTCATGCTGGACGCGGGGGAGGGGGAGCCGACCGACGACGGGGACGCCGCCCCCGAGCCCTCCGGCGCCGCGCAGCAGGCCGACACCGAGGCAGCCGCACAGGAGCCGGACACCGAGCGCCCGTCGTCGAACGGGTCCTCGCGCCCGCCGTCCTCCAACCCCTCGACCGCCACGCCGGCGGCCTCCGAGCTGCCCGCGCACGCCGGCCCGAGCGTGCGCAAGCTCGCCCGCGAGTTCGGCGTCGACCTCGCGCAGATCACCGCGAGCGGGCCGAAGGGCCGGATCACGAAGGAGGACCTGCTCTCCTTCGTCCGGGGTGGCGACGGGGCCTCGGCACCGGCCGCGGCCGCGCCGGCGCCCGCCGCGCAGGGCTCGGGCATCCCCGAGATCCCGGCCCAGGACTTCTCGGTGTTCGGCGAGGTCGAGACGCAGCCGCTCTCGCGGATCACGCGGATCTCCGGGCCGTTCCTGCACCGGTCGTGGCTGAACGTCCCGCACGTCACGCACAACGACGACGCGGACATCACCGACACCGACCGCTACCGCAAGGAGCTCGACACCGCCGCGAAGGCCGAGGGTTACCGGGTCACCCTGCTCGCGTTCCTCATGAAGGCGAGCGTGTCGGCACTCAAGGCGTTCCCGACGGTCAATGCGTCGCTGACCCCGGAGAAGGACGCGCTGATCCTGAAGCGCTACTACCACATCGGGGTCGCGGTGGACACGCCCGGCGGCCTCGTGGTGCCGGTCATCCGCGACGTCGACCGCAAGGGCATCGTCGAGATCTCGAAGGAGCTCGGCGAGGTCTCGGCGCGGGCGCGCGAGGGCAAGCTGACCGGGGACGACATGAAGGGCGGCACCTTCACGATCTCCTCGCTCGGCGGGATCGGCGGCACCGCGTTCACCCCGATCGTCAACGCCCCCGAGGTCGCGATCCTCGGCGTCGTGCGCTCCCGCGTGGCACCGGTGTGGAACGGCACCGAGTTCGAGCCCCGCACGCTGCTGCCGCTGTGCTTCTCCTACGACCACCGCGTCATCGACGGCGCCCTGGCCGCCCGCTTCACCCGGCACGTCGCCCACACCATGGGCGACGAGCGCCGCCTCCTGCTGTAGGTGCCTCCGGCAGGTGAGCAGAAAGTGGGGTTACAGCCCCACTTTCTGCTCACCTGGCCGCAGGCCACCACGTCCATCGAAAGGTTCCGGAGTGGCTGACACCGTCGTCGTCGAGGTCCCCGACATCGGCGACTTCACCGACGTCCCCGTCATCGAGATCCACGTCGCCGAGGGCAGCGAGATCGCCCTCGACGAACCGCTGCTGACCCTCGAGTCGGACAAGGCGACGATGGACATCCCCGCCGAGGTGGCGGGGACGGTCACCGAGGTGCGGGTCGCGGTCGGCGACCGCATCTCCCAGGGGACGCCCATCCTCGTCGTCACGCCGGCCGGCGGGGGCGAGGAGTCCGCCACCCCGCCGCCGACGAAGAAGGCCTCGACGCAGACCGAGAAGCCGGGCGCGAAGGAACGGAACCGCTCCGCGCCGACGCCCGCGTCCGACGGCGACGAGGACCGCCACGTCGGGCTGCTCGTCCTCGGCGCGGGCCCCGGCGGGTACACCGCGGCGTTCCGGGCGGCCGACCTCGGGCTCGACGTGCTCGTCGTCGACTCCCGCGACCAGCTCGGCGGGGTCTGCCTCAACGTCGGCTGCATCCCCTCGAAGGCGCTCCTGCACGCGGCGAAGGTGATCGCCGAGACCAAGGAGATGTCCGAGCACGGCGTCTCGTTCGGCGCCCCGCAGATCGACCTCGACAAGCTCCGCGACTGGAAGGACGGCGTCGTCGGCAAGCTCGTCGGCGGTCTCGCCGGCCTGGCGAAGCAGCGCAAGGTCGCCACCGTGCAGGGCTACGGACGCTTCGTCTCGCCGCACCGCGTGGAGGTCACCACGGCCGACGGGTCGACGACGACGATCGGGTTCGACCAGGCGATCGTGGCGGCCGGCTCGGAGCCGGTGCAGCTCCCGTTCGTCCCGCACGACGACCCGCGGGTGCTCGACTCCACCTCCGCGCTCGAGCTCGCCGAGATCCCCGAACGCCTGCTCGTGCTCGGCGGCGGCATCATCGGCCTGGAGATGGCCACGGTGTACGCGGAGCTCGGCTCGAGGATCACCGTCGTCGAGCTGATGGACCAGATCATCCCGGGGGCCGACAAGGACCTCGTCAAGCCGCTGGCCAAGCACATCTCGTCGCGCTACGAGAACGTCTTCCTCTCCACCAAATGCACGGACGTCGAGGCCACGGAGAAGGGCCTCGTCGTGTCGATGGAGGGGAAGAAGGCCCCGGAGCAGGACACGTTCGACGCCGTGCTCGTGTCGGTCGGGCGCGTGCCGAACGGCAAGGTGATCGGGCTCGACACGGCCGGGGTCGACGTGAACGACCGCGGCTTCCTCGCCGTCGACGCGCAGATGCGCACGAACGTCGAGCACATCTTCGCGATCGGCGACATCGTCGGGCAGCCCATGCTCGCCCACAAGGCGGTGCACGAGGGGAAGGTCGCCGCCGAGGTGGCGGCCGGGAAGCCGAGCGCGTTCGACGCCACGGTGATCCCGTCGGTCGCCTACACCGACCCCGAGGTCGCCTGGGTCGGCGTCACCGAGAACGAGGCCAAGGCGCAGGGTCTGTCCTACGGGACCGGCACCTTCCCGTGGGCCGCGTCCGGGCGGTCGCTGTCGCTGGGCCGCTCCGAGGGGTCGACGAAGCTGCTCTTCGACACCGAGACCGACCGCGTCATCGGCGCCGGGATCGTCGGACCGGCGGCGGGTGACCTCATCACCGAGGCGGCCCTGGCCATCGAGCTGGGCGCCGACGCGGCCGACATCGGGCTCACCATCCACCCGCACCCGACGTTGTCGGAGACCGTGGGCATGGCGGCCGAGGCGTTCGAAGGCACCCTGACCGACCTGTACCTGCCCAAGAAGAAGCCGACGAAGGCCTGACCCTTCCGAGCGAGCGGCACTTTCGCGCACATAGATGCTGCGAAAGTGCCGTTCGTTCCGCCATGGGAGGGCCCGGCGGCCGGGAAACGGCCGCCGGGAACCCGATCAGGCCGACGGCACGTCCACCGTCGTCGCCAGGACGGCCGCCTCGCGGGCGTCGCGGCGGTTGTGCTCCAGGAAGTCCGGGGCGGTGCACAGGTAGAGGGTGCGGCCGTCGGCGCCCCCGAGGCCGCAGGCGTAGACACCGGTGCCGGGCTCCACCGAGTCCACGATCTCGCCGCCCTCGCGCACCCGGACCGCGCGCCCGCCGAGGGCGTCCGCGACCCACAGGCAGCCCTCCGTGTCGAGCGTCGGCGAGCACCCGTCGGGCGCCACCACCAGCTGGCCACCGAGCACCGTCTCCAGGTCCGACGACGTCGGCAGTGAGCCGAACGAGGCCCAGTCGCGGCGCGGGCCGAGCGACCCGTCGTCGTGGATGTCGAAGGCGCTGATGCGGTTGCCGAACGTCTCGTCGACCAGCAGGGTCCCGCCGGCGACGACGCTGCCGTTGGGGAACCACAGGTCGTCCGCCGCCGCGGTGACCGAGCCGTCGGGGTCGACGCGGAACACGGTGGTCGGGGCGACGGGGGCGCCGCCCATGAGGTCGAAGCCGAAGTTGCCGACCCAGGCCCGGCCGGTCGAGGAGTCGACGACCATGTCGTTGAGCTGCGCGGGGACCTTCCCGGACAGGTCGGCGTGCGTGACCACGGAGCCGTCGGCCTCGCGGCGCAGGATCCGCCGGTCGCGGGCGGAGACCGCGAGGAGCCTGCCGTCGGGGAGCCACCCGATGCCGGACGGCTGTGCGGGGATCTCCAGCTCGGTCCGCAGGTCGGAGCCGTCCTCGCGGGCCGACAGGACCCGGTGGGTGTAGAAGTCGACGAACCAGAGCCGGTCGTCGTGCCAGCGCGGGCACTCGGTGAAGGACATCCCGTCGACGACGGTGCGGATCTCGCGGCTCACGTCTGACCTCCTGGCCTCGGCGGTGGGGCGGGAGGAACGTACTCGCTCAGAACGGGCGACGCCGGTGCCCGAGCGAGCCCATGAGCAGGAAGAGCAGCGGGAACAGCATGAAGCCCGCGCCGTTCCCGGCGATCACCAGCGCCACCATGCCGACACCCAGCACGATCGGGATCAGCGCCATCGGCCAGACCGCCCGCGCGGGCAGGTGCGGCCGGGCCGGGACGATCTGCCCGGCCGGGGCGAGGTGCGGCTCCGGGAGATCGGTGAACAGCGCGTCCAGCTCGTCGCGGTAGACCGCCGCCCCCGCGGTGGCCGAGCGGTCGCTGTACGTGGTCACGTCCAGCCGCCCGGCCTCGAGGTGCTCGTCGAGCGCCTTCATGGCAGCGGTCCGCTCGTCGTGCCCGACCCGCAGGCGGGGCGTCTCGGCCGGCCGGTCCGCGTGGTCGTCGGTCATGCCTCCATGGTGCGCCCGGATCGGTCCGCGTGCCGTGAGTTCGGCGTTCAATTCTGGGCGGTCGGCCGCACGACGATCTCGCCCACGTCGACCCCGGCCGGCTGCGCCATCGCGTAGGCCACGGCGCGGGCGATCGCGTCCGGCGGCATCGCGATCTCCGCCATCCGCTCCTGGTACTCCCGACGACGGGCCGGGTCGGCCACCGTGTCGACGAACTCGGTCGCCGTGAACCCGGGGGAGACCGCCGTGACCCGCAGGTGCGGGCCGGCCTCCTGGCGCAGGCCCTCGCACAGCGTGCGCACCGCGTTCTTCGTGGCCGCGTACACGACCTGGTCCGGCACGATCCGCAGCCCGGAGGTCGAGACGATCGCGACGAGGTGCCCGGCGGACTGCGCGCGGAACACCGGCAGCGCGGCGGCCACCCCGTGCAGCACGCCGCGCAGGTTCACGTCGATCATCTCGTCCCAGTCCTCGACCGTCTGGGTGTCCAGCCCGCCGACGTGGGCGACGCCCGCGTTGGCCACGAACACGTCGAGGCGCCCGAAGGTCGAGACGGCGAGGTCGACCAGGGCGGCCACGTCGTCCCGACGACGGACGTCGGTCGCCCGGGTGCGCACCTCGCCCCCGAGCTCGGCCGCGAGGGCGTCCAGCCGGTCGGCCCGGCGGGCGCCGAGGACCAGTCGGGCGCCCTGCCCGGCGAGCAGCCGGGCGGTCGCCTCCCCGATCCCGCTGCTCGCCCCGGTGATCACGACGACGGGTGACTCCACGGTGTGCTCCTCATGCGATAGGGCTATCACTCGCTAGAGTAACAGCCCTCTCACATCGCTGGAGGTGTCGATGCCCGGAGGTCCGCGACAGCGGGGGCGCTACCACCACGGCGACCTCCCCTCGGCTCTGCTCGACGCCGGGCTCGAGCAGCTCGCGACGGCGGGTCCGGCCCGGTTCTCGGTCGCGGAGGTGGCCCGACGGGTCGGGGTCAGCACGGCCGCCCCGTACCGGCACTTCACCGACCGCGACGGGTTCCTCGCCGCCGTCGCCGCCCGCGCGGCGGAACGGCTGGCCGCCGCGGTGTCGGCGGAGTCGACCGCCGATGACCCCCGCGACCGGCTCGCGACGGCCACCGGCGCCTACGCGGCGTTCGTCGCCGAGCACCGCATCGGGTTCGACGTCGTCTTCTCGCCGGCCCTGCGCGGGGCCCGGGACGCCGATCTCGCGACGGCGGGACGCGCCGTGATGGCGCTCTTCCTCGAACCCGCCCGGGAGATCGCCGGGGACCGGGCGCTGGAGCTCACCGAGCAGGTGGTCGCCCTCGCGCACGGGTACGGGACGCTCGACGCCGACGGCTTCCTCACCGCCGACCGGGTCACCGCCGATCCCACCGCCGTGCGGGTCCGCCGGGCGGCGCGGGCGCTGATCGACGGCACCCGCTGACCGACGGCACCCGCTGACCGACGGCACCCGCTGACCGACGGCACATGCTGACGGACGAGCCCGCCGATCAGGGCAACAGCTCGAACCGCTTCGCCTCGTGGCGCAGCTCGTCGCGGTGTTCGGGGGCGGCGATGGCGATGAGCTCCCGGGCGCGCTGCGCGATCGAGCGCCCGCGCAGCGACGCGACGCCGTACTCGGTGACGACGTGGTCGACGGTGTTCTTCAACGTGGTGACGACGCTGCCCGCCGTGAGCTGGGCGCGGATGCGCGAGATCCCCGACGACGTCGCCGCGTGCGTCACGAGGAAGGCGCGTCCGCCGGGGGAGTACATCGCGCCGCGGGCGAAGTCGGACTGACCGCCGGACGACGACCAGTAGCGGCCGGCGATCGTCTCGCTCGCTGCCTGCCCCATCAGGTCCACCTCGGTCGTCGCGTTGATCGAGACGAAGTTCGGCTCCTCGGCGACCACCCGCGGGTCGTTGGTCCACTCCACCGGCAGGAACGCGACGTCGGTGCGCCCGTCGAGCCAACGGTGCATCGCCTCGTCCCCGATCGAGAACGTCGTGACGTGCTCGCCCGGCCGCTGCTTCTTGCGCGCTCCGGTGACGACGCCGAGGTCGACGAGGTGGGCGAGCCCGCTCGCGAGGCATTCGGTGTGGATGCCGAGGTCGCGGTGGCCGGTCAGGGCCTCCGTGACCGCGCCCGGGGTGCCGCCCACCCCGATCTGCAGGCACGCACCGTGCGGCACCAGGTCGGCCACGAGGCCGGCGATCGCGTGGTCGGCGGGGGAGGGGTCGCGGTGCCGGACCGGCGGCAGGGCCCGGTCGCTCGCGATCCACCCGACGACCTGGTCCGCGCGCAGCAGGTTCTCGCCGCGCGTGAACGGCATCGCCGGGGTGACCTCGAGCAGGAACGGCACCTCGCCGATCATCGAGGCGACGTAGTCGGCGTTCGTGCCCAGGCTGAACCGTCCCTCGTCGTCGGGACCCGCCGCCGCCGCGAGGACCACGGTGCGCTGCGTGGCCTGGCGGAGGAGCAGTGGCATCTCGGAGAAGTGGTTGGGCACGAGGTCGCACGTGCCGCGCCGGTAGGCCTCGCGGGAGCCCGGCCCGAGGTAGTAGTCGACGTGGCGCAACCGGTCGCCGAACTCCCCGCGGATGTAGGGGCGCTCGACGAACGGGTCCATCCGGTGCACGCGCACCCCGTCGAGGTCGTCGGCGATGGACTCGAGGAGGTCGAGCAGCGTCTGCGGCTCGCCCTGAGCGATCGGCACGATCACGTCGGCGCCGTCGGGGATCAGCTCGCGGAGCCGCGTGCGGGCCTCGTCGGGGGACAGCGGTGCGATCACGATCATCGACGTACCCCGCCGCGTCCCGGGGGGAACAACGCGGAGCCCGGGGCGGTTCGACGCTTGACGCATCAATCGAGGAGGGGACATGGAGGCCACGCTCTGGGACCGGGGCACCTTCCACGCCGAGCTCGGGCAGTGGATCGACGCCGCCCGCGTGCTCGCCGAGCTCGTCGAGGCCGAGCCGGACGCGTCCGCGGCGCGCCTGCTGCTGGCCCGCGCCTACTACCACTCCGCGCAGCTCTCGCGGGCGGAGGAGCAGGCCCGGCGGCTGGTCGCCGACCGTCCCGACGACGGGTACGCCCACCTGCTGCTCGGACGCTCGCTCCAGCGGCAGGGCCGCCACGACGAGGCGACCGGGTCGATGCGGATCGCATCCGCGCTCGGGGCGCGGTGATACCCGGTCGCTGGGCCGTGTGAGTGAACGACACGCCGACTCCGGTTGCGCCCTACTCAATGTGATCGATCCGCGTCACGCGGCTGACGTCCGTCCGTCGTCGGCCGATATCCCGCACGTCGAGCGACGGCGAGGGAGTGGGATGACGCAGGTGGGAGAGCCGTGGGTGGTGGTCCTCTCGGATCCGCAGACGGGCGGGATCGAGAGCTTCGGACCCTATTCGCGGGAGGAGGCCGAACGGCTGCGCTACTGGTGCACCGCCGAACTCGACCTCGACGAGCTCGGCGACGTGCTCGTGCTGGCCGCCCCGATGCGGGCGTGATCGCGGTGGGGGAACTGGCGCTGCGGCGCTTCGTGGTGTTCGACGAGGGGGACCGGGCGCCGGCAGGACCGGCGGAACCGCCGGCCCGGGCGCCGGAGGTCCCGGAGGACCCCGACGACGGGTGGACGGTCGCCCTGCACCACGGCGAGCGCGGGGAGTGGAGCGAGGCGGCACGGCTGCTCGGGCCCGTCGTCGAGGACGACCCCTCGACGACGATCCCGCGCATCCTGCTGGTGGAGGCGCTCATGGGGTCGGCCCAGTGGCGCCCGGCGGCCGCGCACCTGCGGGTGCTGATCGCCGAGCACCCCGCGGACGCCTACGCCCGGGACCTGCTCGAACGCTGCTCGGCTCAGCTCGGGTCCCACTCCAGGGTGGTGGTGTCGAGCGAGTCGAGCAGGTCGAACCAGGGGCCGGTGCGGGGCAGCTCGAACCGGTAGAAGTACCGGGCGGCGGCGCGCTTGCCGGTGGCGAACGCGTCGTCGCGGGAGCCGAGGACGACGAGCTGCTCCAGCCAGATCCACGCCGCGACGACGTGGCCGACGGCCTCGAGGTAGACGCTCGCGTTGGCGAGCGTGACGTCGGGGTCGCCGGTCGCGTGCAGGGTCGCGGTGGTCTTCTCGATCCGCACCAGGGCGGCCTCGAGGGCGGCGGCGTGCTCGGCGTGCTCGCCGGCCCGGTCGATCGTCGCGCGGACCGTGCCGAGCAGGAGCTCCAGCCCGGCGCCGCCGCGCATCACGGCCTTGCGACCGAGCAGGTCGATCGCCTGGATGCCGTGCGTGCCCTCGTGGATCGGGTTGAGCCGGTTGTCGCGGTAGAACTGCTCCACCGGGAAGTCGCGGGTGTAGCCCGACCCGCCGAGCACCTGGATCGCGAGGTCGTTCGCGGCGAGGCACCACTGCGACGGCCAGCTCTTCGCGATCGGGGTCAGGACGTCGAGCAGCAGCGCGGCCTGCGCCCGGGCCCCGTCGTCGGGATGGGTGTCCTTCTCGTCGACGAGGCGCGAGCAGTAGAGCCCCAGGGCCATGCCGGCCTCGGCGTAGGACTTCTGCGCGAGCAGCATCCGCCTGACGTCGGGGTGCCGTGCGATCGGGATCATCGGGGTGGAGACGTCGCGACCCCCGACCGCGCGGCCCTGCGTGCGGGTGAGCGCGTACTCCAGCGAGTGCAGGTAGCCGGTGACGCCGAGGGCGGTGGCGCCCATCCCGACGCCCACCCGGGCCTCGTTCATCATGTGGAACATGGCGGTGAGCCCGCCGTGCTCGGCGCCGACCAGCCAGCCGACGGCCCCCTCGCGCTCGCCGAAGTTCAGCAGCGTGTTGACCGTCCCGCGGTAGCCCATCTTGTGGTTCAGACCGGCGAGCGCGACGTCGTTGTGCGTCCCGTCGTCGAGGTAGCGGGGCACCGCGATCAGGCTGATGCCCTTCACCCCGGCCGGGCCGCCCGGGATCTTCGCGAGCACCAGGTGGACGATGTTGTCGGTCAGCTCGTGCTCGCCGCCCGAGATCCACATCTTGGTGCCGATCACGCGGTAGGAGCCGTCGTCCTGCGGCTCCGCGCGGGTCGTGATGTCGGCCAGCGACGACCCGGCCTGCGGCTCGGAGAGGCACATCGTCCCGGAGGTGCGGCCCTCCAGCATGCCCGGCACCCACGCCTCGACCTGCTCCGGCGTGCCGTGCGCGAGGAGCAGGTTGACCGCCGCCGTCGTCAGGAACGGGTAGGAGGCCGTGCCGATGTTGGCGGCCTGGAACCAGGCCAGGGCCGCGCGGGCGACGGTGAACGGCAGCCCGGTCCCGCCGTGCTCGGCCGGGACGGACGCGGCGATGAACCCGGCCTCGGCGAACGCCTCGATCGCCTCCCTGACCCCGTCCACGAGGACGACGCGGCCGTCCGGGCCCTGGTGGGGCTCGGCGAGGTCGGCGGCCCGGTTGTGGGGCTCGAAGCGCTCCGTGGCGATCTGCTCGGCGAGGTCGAGGACGGCGTCGATCGTCTCGCGGTCGTGCTCGGCGAACGGTGCGCGATCGAGCAGGTCGCCGACGCGCAGCCAGTCGTGGAGGAGGAAGTCCAGGTCGGCGCGGTCGAGGATCCGGGAGGTCACCGGTCCATCATGCGCCAGCGTCCGGCCCACCGCCTTGATCATTCTCCGGTCGCGGTTCCTGGCGGCCAGGCCCGGGATCCGCGACCTCTACAAGATCTTGGGAGCCGTACGCGCCTCCCTGTCGTCCGAGCAGATGTGAAGGTCCAACGTCTGCTCGCGTCCAACCACGGCGTCATCAGCCTCGCCCAGGCCCGCCGCTGCGGGCTCAGCGACGACCAGATCGCGCGGAAGGTGGCCTCGGGGGAGTGGATCCGGCGCGCCCCGGGCGTGTACTTCGCGATCGCCTGGGCGTGGACCCCGGCCGCGCGGGTGCGGGTCGCCGCGGAATGGGTCCGGCCGACGGGAGCGCTGGCGGGTCCGACCGCGGCGTGGTGGCTCGGGCTCGACATCGAGTCGCCCACGCCGATCAGCGTGGTGGTGCCGAGAGCGTCCTCCCGGCGCCCGCCCGGCGGGGTGCACATGACCCGCCGCGACCTCAGGGGCGACCGCGTCGAGCACCGCGGGTTGTGGGTGGTGGCCCGGGCGCTGGCGGTGCTGGACGCGGCGGTCGCACTGGGCCCGCAGGGGCAGGCGTTCCTGGACCGGGCGTTGCAGCAGAAGCACGTCACGCTCGAGGAACTGCGCGCCATGCAGGCACGGCACCTGGGGCGGCGCGGGTCGCGGACCGCCCACGAGTTGCTGGTGCGGGCGGGGGACCGGGCCGCGTCCGCGGTCGAGCGGCGCACCGTGGCACTGCTGCGCGGCGCGGCGATCGACGGCTGGGAGGTGAACGTCGAGGTGGTGCTCGCCGACGGCCGGACCGTCGTGCTCGACCTCGGTTTCCTCGAGCTCAGGATCGCCCTCGAGGTCGACGGGTGGGCCTTCCACACGGACCCGTCCCGCTTCGTCGAGGATCGGGCCCGGAAGCGGGCGCTGGTCGCCGACGGGTGGCTGGTCGTCGAGGTGACGTGGGACGACCTGGTCCGCCGGCCCGAGAAGGTGCTCCACGAGCTGCGTCGCATCATCGCCCTGCGCACCGTCGCTCCATGATCACCAGGATGTCGCGGATCCCGACGGCGAGGCCGGGAATCCGCGACGTCCCGGTGATCTTGGAGCGGCGCCTACCGGCCCGCCCCGAGCCAGGCGCACGCCAGCAGCGCCAGCTCCACGTCGAGGCGGTCGCCGTCGACGGGGCGTCCGCGGATCTCCTTCGCCCGGCGGACCCGGTACTTCACCGTCGACGGGTGCACGCCGAGCTGGCTCGCGGTGGCCGCGTTGCTGCCGCCGGTGGCGAGGAAGACCCGGAGCGTCTCGCGCAGGCGCGCGCACGTCGCCCCGGGTTCGGCGAGCGGGCCGAGCACCCGTCGCACCCACGCTGTGGCCCCGTCGAGGTCGGCGCAGAGCAGGGCGACCGCCCCGACCTCGTCGAACAGGGTCACCGCCGGCGCCTCCTCGCCGGCCGCGAGCGTCACCGCGCGGGCCCGCAGCGCCTGCTCGTGCGTCACGCGGAACCCCTCGACGTCCGCGGCCGGGGCCCCGCACGCCACCCGGACCGGCTCGCCGCCGCGGCGCACCACGGCCGCCACCGTCTCCCGCGACACCTCGACGACGCCGGGCAGCCACACCCACGCGCTCGTCGTGTCCCAGGGGACGACGAGGGCCCGTCCCTGGGCGTCGAGCGCGAGCGCCAGGGCGTCGGCGCAGCGCTCGAGCGCGACCAGCGCCGGACCCGCCGTCGGAGGCTCGTCGAGCCAGAGGACCAACCCGAGGTGCTCCCGCCCGAAGCGGTAGCCCAGGACGGACTCGACGGCGAGGCGTTCGTCGGCACCGTGCGGGCCCCGGCGGTCGAGCACGTCGCGGATGCGGGCGACCCGGATCGCGTGCCGGTTCTCCAGCCAGCGGTCCCGCTCCGCCTCGTACACGGCGACGACGTGCTGCGAGACGTGGTCGACGTACTCGAAGACGGTCAGCACCACGTGCTGGGACACCGCGGCGACCGCGTCCCGCTCCACGGCGGCCTCGACACAGGTGAACGCCCACTCCATGAGGTGGGCCTGCCCGAGCCGGTACGCGCGGACCAGCGCGTTCACCGGCACCCCGCGCTGCGCGAGCCGCCGGGCGTACTCGACGGCGGCCGGGGGCGCCTCCACCTCGCGGGGCGGCAGGTCGTGCGCGAGCACGTGCAGGATCGTCTCGACGTTGCCGCCGACGCTCGCGCCGAGCAGGTCGATCAGGCCGGGGTCGCCGCGCAGCTCGT contains:
- a CDS encoding helix-turn-helix domain-containing protein, producing the protein MRELHGTLPRPDDGSSAVAAVAAGLARHRDEISDAIRDLLAARIDELRGDPGLIDLLGASVGGNVETILHVLAHDLPPREVEAPPAAVEYARRLAQRGVPVNALVRAYRLGQAHLMEWAFTCVEAAVERDAVAAVSQHVVLTVFEYVDHVSQHVVAVYEAERDRWLENRHAIRVARIRDVLDRRGPHGADERLAVESVLGYRFGREHLGLVLWLDEPPTAGPALVALERCADALALALDAQGRALVVPWDTTSAWVWLPGVVEVSRETVAAVVRRGGEPVRVACGAPAADVEGFRVTHEQALRARAVTLAAGEEAPAVTLFDEVGAVALLCADLDGATAWVRRVLGPLAEPGATCARLRETLRVFLATGGSNAATASQLGVHPSTVKYRVRRAKEIRGRPVDGDRLDVELALLACAWLGAGR
- a CDS encoding acyl-CoA dehydrogenase C-terminal domain-containing protein — encoded protein: MTSRILDRADLDFLLHDWLRVGDLLDRAPFAEHDRETIDAVLDLAEQIATERFEPHNRAADLAEPHQGPDGRVVLVDGVREAIEAFAEAGFIAASVPAEHGGTGLPFTVARAALAWFQAANIGTASYPFLTTAAVNLLLAHGTPEQVEAWVPGMLEGRTSGTMCLSEPQAGSSLADITTRAEPQDDGSYRVIGTKMWISGGEHELTDNIVHLVLAKIPGGPAGVKGISLIAVPRYLDDGTHNDVALAGLNHKMGYRGTVNTLLNFGEREGAVGWLVGAEHGGLTAMFHMMNEARVGVGMGATALGVTGYLHSLEYALTRTQGRAVGGRDVSTPMIPIARHPDVRRMLLAQKSYAEAGMALGLYCSRLVDEKDTHPDDGARAQAALLLDVLTPIAKSWPSQWCLAANDLAIQVLGGSGYTRDFPVEQFYRDNRLNPIHEGTHGIQAIDLLGRKAVMRGGAGLELLLGTVRATIDRAGEHAEHAAALEAALVRIEKTTATLHATGDPDVTLANASVYLEAVGHVVAAWIWLEQLVVLGSRDDAFATGKRAAARYFYRFELPRTGPWFDLLDSLDTTTLEWDPS
- a CDS encoding type IV toxin-antitoxin system AbiEi family antitoxin domain-containing protein is translated as MKVQRLLASNHGVISLAQARRCGLSDDQIARKVASGEWIRRAPGVYFAIAWAWTPAARVRVAAEWVRPTGALAGPTAAWWLGLDIESPTPISVVVPRASSRRPPGGVHMTRRDLRGDRVEHRGLWVVARALAVLDAAVALGPQGQAFLDRALQQKHVTLEELRAMQARHLGRRGSRTAHELLVRAGDRAASAVERRTVALLRGAAIDGWEVNVEVVLADGRTVVLDLGFLELRIALEVDGWAFHTDPSRFVEDRARKRALVADGWLVVEVTWDDLVRRPEKVLHELRRIIALRTVAP